The following nucleotide sequence is from Longimicrobium sp..
AGCCCAGAATCAGCACGGAGTTCCCCTGAACAGCCATGCTGCTCGCATCGAACAGGATGCGCGAACCATCAGGTAGCCTGACTGGCCGGGGCGCCCTCGCAGACACCCTGCACTCCTGCCCTCTCGGGTTTGGTCTCTGATTCTGCGCCGGTGCTCGCCCGCACGCTGCTCCCCCACACACCAGGAGTAGGCACGTCGCACGGAGGCGAGCGGCTAGCCAGCACCCGCTCTTCTGCATCACTTCCCCTCGCGTGAATAAGCGGCCAATGAACTGCCGGAGGATTGTAATGGGTGGGAACTACGGCATGAAACCGGGATGTGGTAGTTCTCTCCTTTCTACCACAACGTGGCTACCGCTCCGCAGAGACTCACACGAGCCCAGCAATCCGCGCCCAACGATTCTCAGCGCGGCGGGCACCGATTGTATGTAGTCGGTCGGGACCTAATGGCCAAGGCTGGCGGGAAACACATGTAGTGGGTGAAACACACGTGTGACGGCCGCATCTTCGGCGCGCGGACCGTCTAATGAGAGTGCGATGCGAGTGTGCGGGCGCCCGATGCTACGGCGACGGTCCGTGCCGTTCTCCAGAAGCGCGGCGCGAAATTCAAGGAAGGCCGACCGGACGCATGCGGGTGAACGATGCGAGCGACTGTTCGAGGGTTGCATCGAGTCACACCGAGACTACCCTCTACGTTTTCTGTGTGGAACCGATCAGCGTCCCAGGCGTCGTTTTGCTTCGTCGTGCTCGATCACCTGCCCAGCCTCGATCTGCGACAGGCCGCGCTGCACCTTCGTGAGGAGATGGAGCTGCCGCATCACGTCTTCCATGCTGGCGTCCTGCGGGAGCCGCTGGATCATTTCGATCGCTTGCTGTTTCGCGTTCCTGGGGATGGATGCACCTGCCTGGGAGAAGTACGGACAGCCACTCGCGCGCCACGCGCCGCACCGGCATCTTGGGTGCTCGACAACACCTGCACACAGTGAAGATGACCAGCGACGCAGACGCGGGGCCGCTCGTGATGGACCGGGTGTACGGGATGGCGGCGGCGGCGCTGGCGGCGCTGGCGCTGTTCTTTCTGTTCCGGGGCGGGCCCGCGGACACGGGGGCGGACCGGCCCGCCGCCGCGCCCGCCATCACCCTCATCGAGCCGCGCGAAGGGGCGGAGGTGACGCTGCCGCTGGCGGTGGTGTTCGACGCGGGGACGCGGCTGGAGGCGGGGCCGATGGGGTGGAACGCGGCGGGGCGGCACGTCCACCTGCGCGCGGGCGGCGCCGAGCTGATGGCCCCGTCCGGCGCCGTTCAGCCGCTGGGGGGCACCCGCTACCGCTGGACCGTGCCCGCGCTCCCCGGCGGCGAGCAGACGCTCCAGCTCACCTGGTCCGACGAGCAGCACCGCCCGCTGGACGAGGGGGCGTCGCGGCCGGTGCGGGTGCGCGTCCGCTGACACCCATCCGTTCCCGCCGAGGTTGACACCCGGCACGCGAATGGCCTAGAATGGGCGTCCCGCCGTATGCCCTCTTCCCCCCGCGCCCTTCCCCCATCATGAGCATGGCCCACCTCCGTCCCCTGTCGTTCGGGGAGATCCTTGACGGCGCATTCAGCCTGTACCGGCGCCACTTCGTCACGCTGGTGGCCGCGGCGCTGGTCCCGCTCATCCCCACCATGCTCCTGACCGGCCTCCTGGCCCGCTCCGCGTTTTCCGCGGGGGCGGAGGAAGCGCCCGCCGCGTTCGGCGCGGCCATGATCCCCATCGCGCTGCTGGGGTTCGTCGCGGGGATCGTGATGTGGGCCGCGCTCACCCGCATGGCGGGCGAGGCATGGACCGGCGGCGAGGTCTCGCTGGGCGACGGCTACCGCCGCGGTATGCGGGCCTTCTTACCGCTTCTGGGCTCCATGATCCTGGTGTACCTGATCCTGGTCGTGAGCATGTTCGGCATCGTCGTGGTCGGTGCTCTGGTGGCGGGGATCCTCGGGGCGATCGGCATGGGCATCGGGAGCCAGACCGTCTCGGTGGTGCTCATGGTGCCCGTGCTGCTCCTGGCGCTCCTGGCGACGTTCGCCGCATGGTCCACCCTGTTCGCCGTGATGCCGGCGATCGTGATCGAGAAGAAGGGGCCCGCCCAGGCCATCGGACGCTCCTTCCAGCTGTCGAAGGGGGCCATCCCGCGGGTGGCGGGGATCCTGGCCGTCACCTTCGTCATCATCTTCCTGCCCATGATCTTCGTGATGGCGGTGACGGGCGGCTTCGCGGCGTTCACCAACCCGGGGGCGGTTCCCAGCGCCGGGAGCTTCTGGATCCAGCAGATCGCGAACTCGGTGATGAGCGCGCTGACCACCCCGTTCATGATCGCCTCGCTCGTGATCCTGTACTTCGACCGCCGCGTGCGCACGGAGGCGTTCGACGTGCAGCTCGCCGCCGACGCGCTCTCGGCCGACACCGTCACGGCCGGGTGAACGCACCTGCCTCCGTGCTCGGCGGCGTCGGCTCCATGTACCAGCCGAACCTTCGGCCGCTCGGGTTCGGGGAGATCCTGGACGGCGCATTCGTCCTCTATCGCCGCAACTTCGCCGCCTTCCTCGCGATGTCGGCCCTTCCGCTGGCGCCCGTGCTGGCGTGCCAGCTCCTGCTCGTGGCGGGCGGCGTGAAAGCCACCGCCGCATGGATGCTGATCGCGGCCGTGGGCGTGCTCCCGGGCCTCCTGGCGACCGGCGCGCTCATCTGCGCCACGGCCGACGCGTACGACGGGCTGCCGGTGGACGTCCGCCGCGCGTTCGCCACGGCGCGCGCACGCTACTGGACGCAGCTGCGCGCGGTGGTGGTAGCCGGGCTCGTGACCCTGCTGGGCTTCATCGCGTTCATCGTTCCGGGAATCATCGCCTCCGTTCGCTACTTCGCGGTTTCGCAGACCGCGGTTCTCGAAGACACCACCCCGAGTGAGGCGCGGCATCGTTCCTCACACCTTTCGCGCGGGGCGGGGTGGCGGATCCTGGGGATGATGGCGGTGCTGACCGTGATCGCGCGGCTCCCCGTTCTGGCGCAGCTGGTGTTCGGGGAGTGGCTGGGAAGGGGGTACGCGGATTCGGGGCTGAGGCACGTCGCCGAGCAGCTGATCCTGATCCTGACGCTGCCGCTGACCACCGCCGCCCTCACGCTGCTGTACTTCGACCGCCGCGTGCGCGTCGACGCCATGGACGTGCAGGTGGCGATGCAGCGGATCGCGCTGGAGGGGTGACGATGCAGCTTCCCGGTGCCGAGCAGGTCGATCACGCGCTCCGCGAGGTGTACGCGCAGCCGGAGTTCGTGGCAGACACGAAGCCGCCAGGGCTGATGGAGCTGATCGGGGAGCAGATCGGCAGGGCGTTCAGCTGGATCATCGACCGCCTGAGCGGCATCGGCGCCCTCGAGAACGCGGGGCCCGTCGTCTTCTACATCATGGTGGTGCTCCTGGCCGCGGCCGCCCTCGGCCTCCTGGCGCACCTCTTCTACACCAGCGGCGTCGCCTTCTCGCGCGAGCGCGGCGCCGGCCCCGGCGACGAGGGCGAGGCGCTGAGGGGCCCGCGCACCGCTGCGGACTGGGAGGGCACGGCTCGCCGTGCCGCGGCCGAGGGGCGCCTGCGAGACGCGTCGCTGGCGCTGTACAACGCGCTGGTGCTGCGGCTGGACGCCCGCGGCGCGCTGCGCTTCGACCCGGCCAAGACGCCGGGCGACTACCGCCGCGAGGTGAGGGCCAACCCCGAGGTGGCGCGCCCCTTCGCCGCGTTCGTGCGCGGCTTTGAGCCGGTGGTGTTCGGCGGGCGGGCGCTGGACCTGGACGGCTACGAGCGGCTCCGCGCCGCCGCCGGCGAGGCGGGCGCCCGTGGGTAGCCGCCGCGAGCTGCTGGTGCTGGGGCTCCTCTTCCTCGTGGTCGCCCTCCTCTCCACCCTCGCCACCCCGCGGCGGCAGGAATCGGCCGATCCGCGCCCCTCCTCCTTCCACTCCACGCAGTGGGGGACGCGGGCGCTGCACGACCTGCTGGGCCGCCTGAAGATGAAGACGGGGCGCCGCCTGACGCCCTTTGCGGACGCGGATTCGCTCTCGGGGACGCTGGTGCTGCTGGATCCGAGCGAGGGGGTCTCCCCCGCCGAGCTCCACTCGCTGGCGCAGTGGGTGCGCGCCGGCGGCACGCTTATCTACGTCGCCGGGCGGCGGGACGACGTCGCCGACACGCTCGGGCTGCAGCTCCGCGACCTGGAGGGCGACACGCTGCGGACGTGGGGCTCGGAAAACGTGATGCGCCCCGCCGTCCCCGTGCGCCACGCGTGGACGGCGGGAGTGGTTAGAGTGGACGGATTCCGCCGCACCTTTGCGCCCCGCTCCCCCGCCCTGGCGCGGGCCGGCGCGGCGCGGCTGCTGGCGGTGGGCGAGCGGCCCGTGGCGGCCACCTTCCCCCTGGGACGCGGGCGGGTGGTGGCGTGGAGCGATCCGCGCCCGCTCGTCAACGACACGCTGCGCGGGAGCGGCGCGGCGCCGGTGTTCGCGCGGGCGGCGGCGGAGCTGGCGCAAGGCGGGCGCACGGTGTACTTCGACGAGTACCACCACGGATACCGTGGCGGCGGCAGCGCCGTGGCGGGGACGCTGCGCTTTCTGCGCGACCGGCCCTGGGGGCACGCCGCGCTGCAGTGGTTCGCGGCGGCGCTGGGGCTCCTCCTGCTGGCGGGGCGGCGCTTCGGCGCTCCCCTGGCGCCTGCGCCCGCGCTGCGGCGCTCGCCGCTGGAGCACGTGGAGGCGCTGGCGGGCGCGTACCGGCAGGGCGGCGCACGGCGCACCGCGCGACGCCTGCTGCTGGCCGGGCTGGCGCGCCGCATGGGCCGCCGCCCGCCGCGCGAGGGCGCCGGCGAGCGCGAGACGCTGGAGAAGCTCACCTCGTTCGCCTCCGCCGGTCCCGCGGCGGCGGCGCTCAGGGAAGAATGGAAGAAGGGAGACGCCGCCGACCTGGTGGCGCTCTCACGCGACGTGGACCGACTCCTGGAAGAGGCGAAACGAACGTGACGATCCTGGAAACGCCGGCCGCTCCCAGCGACCGCGCGCAGGCCGTGCTGGACCGGCTGGGCACCGTGGTGCTGGGGCAGGAAGACGTGCTCCGCCAGATGATGGTGGCGCTGCTGGCCGGCGGGCACGCCCTGATGGAAGGGGTCCCCGGCACCGCGAAGACGCTCTCCATCCGCTCGCTGGCGCTGGCGCTGGAGCTGCGCTTCGGGCGGGTGCAGTTCACCCCGGACCTGATGCCCACCGACCTGGTGGGCGTCAACATGCTGGACGAGCTGAAGCGCGAGTTCGTCTACCACCCCGGGCCCATCTTCACCGACCTCCTGCTTGCCGACGAGATCAACCGCGCCCCCGCCAAGACGCAGGCCGCCCTGCTGGAGGCGATGGCCGAGCGGCAGGTGACGGTGGACGGCAGGACGCGCGTCCTCCCCGCCTCCTTCACCGTCTTCGCGTCGCAGAACCCGGTGGAGTACGAGGGGACGTACCCGCTCCCCGAGGCGCAGCTCGACCGTTTCCTGCTCAAGATCGTCATCGGCTACCCGAGCCAGGACGCGGAGCGCGCCATCCTGGACCGCTACGCCGAGGGCTTCAGCGCCGACCGCGTGGAGAGCTACGGCCTGGCGCCCATGATGACGGCCGCCGAGCTGATCGGCCTGCGGCAGGCGGTCGCGGCGGTGCACGTGGAGCCGGCGGTGCGCGACTACGTCACCCGCATCGTCCGCGCGACCCGCGAGGAGCCGACGCTTGCGCTGGGCGCGTCGCCGCGGGCGAGCGTGACGCTCTTTCTCGCCTCGCGCGCCGAAGCCTTCCTCTCCGGCCGCGACTTCGTGACGCCGGACGACGTGAAGGCGCTCGTCCTCCCCGTCCTCCGCCACCGGGTGATCCTGACCCCCGAGGCCGAGGTGGAGGGGCAGACGGTGGACGAGCGGCTGAACGGGCTCCTGCAGACGCTTCCGGCGCCCACCCGGTGAGCCCCAGGCCCCGCCGGGAATGGGCGCCCGGCGTCCTTCCGTCGCACCGCTTCCTCATCGTGCTCGCCGGCGCGGCGCTCCTCCATCCGCTGAGCACCGCGGGAGCGCTGGCGGCGGATGCCCTCCTCCTGGTCCTCTTCGCGGTGGATGCCATCCTGGCGCCGCGCGCGCTGCGGGTGGAGCGGCGCGCGCCCCGCCGCGTCTCGCTGAACGCCGAGGCGGAGGTCACGCTCTCCGTCCAGAACAACGGCCCCCGCCCGGCCCACCTGCGCCTCACGGACGACCTCCCGCCGATCCTGTCGCGGCTGGACGGCGACGTGCGCGATCTCACCATCCGCCCCGGCCACACGGAGCGCGCCACCTACCGCGTCCGCGCCGCCCGCCGCGGCGACGAGCTGTTCGGCGACGTGCACCTGCGCGTCCTGGGCCCGCTGGGGCTGGCGTGGAGGCAGCGCCGCATCCCGCGCGAGGACGCCGTGCGCGTGCAGCCGGGAGTGGCCGAGCTGCGCCGCTACCGCCTCCTGGGCCTCCACAACCGGCTGCGCGACGCCGGCTTCCGCGCCGTCCGCCAGCGCGGCGAGGGCGGCTCGTTCGAGAGCCTGCGCGAATACGTGCGCGGCGACGACCCGCGCAGCATGGATTGGAAAGCCAGCGCGCGCCGCGGGCAGATGATCGTGCGCCAGTTCCAGGTGGAGAAGCGGCAGAACGTGATGATCGCCATCGACGCCGGCCGCCTCATGACGCAGAAGATCGGCGGCCAGGAGCGGCTGGACTACGCGCTCACCGCCGCCCTGCTGCTGGCGGACGTGGCGGCGCTGCACGGCGACCTGGTGGGGCTCCTCGTCTTCAGCGACCGCGTGACGCAGTACCTGCCGCCGAGCAAGGCGTCGCTCTCGCGCATGGCGGACGCGCTGGGCGACGTGCACGCGAAGATGGTGGAGCCCAACTATCCGGCGGCGTTCACCTACCTGGCGCACCAGCTCCGCCGCCGCTCACTGCTGGTGATGTTCACGGACATCATCGATGCGCGCGCATCGTCCGCGCTGGTGGCGCACCTGGGGCGCGCGGCGGAGCGGCACCTCCCCATCGCCGTCGCCATCCGCAACCCCGAGCTGGAAGCCGCCGCCACCCTGGACGCAAAGGACGAGGCCGACGTCTTCCGCCGCGCCGCCGCCGAGGAGCTCCTCCAGGCCCGCGCCGCCGCCCTCGCCGCCATGCAGCGCGCCGGCGTCCTCGTCGCCGACACCCGCCCGACAGACGCGGTGCCGTCGGCGGTGAACAGGTATCTGGACGTGAAGCGGCGGGGGTTGTTGTAGTCGGGTCCCCTCACCCCCCCGGCCCCCCTCTCCCAAACCGCTGGGAGAGGGGGGAGATCGCGGCCTTTCCGCGCGAGCCTTCCGGTCCCGGAAACGCGTAGGGGCGCGATTTATCGCGCCCGCCGCCTGCCCCACCTCGACCGTCGCCCCTCGCACGGGTCCCGTAGGGGCCGCCCCACGTGGCGGCCCGTGCCCGCCCCCGCGGCGAACCCTGCCGCCTCGCACCCATGCATGCAAATGCCCCCTCCCCCAGGGCGGTTTTCGGGGGAGGGTATCCGTCGCGGAGCGACGCTGGGGGAGAGGGCCCCTCACGCCGCCGGCTTCCGCTCCTTTCGCTCCACCCGCTCCCTGCGCGGTCCCGTCCTCGCGGCCGAACCCACCCGCCGCCCCAGCTCCGCCACCACCTCCGCCGCGACCACGTCCTCGTCGTCCTCGGGCGGGGCGATCTGGTGGGCGACGTCGATGACCTCGTCGGCCATGCCGCGGCGGTGGGGATCGGCGATCCAGGTGGCCAAACCCTGCATGAACTTCCACACGCCGCCACCCGCGGGCCGCTGGTAGTTGGGGGAGGTGGGATCGGTGCCCATGCGGTGGAAGACCTGCGTCAGCCACTCCGGCCCGTGGCCGCCCACCTCCAGCTCGGGCAGCCAGTTCTCCAGCTCCCCCACCGGCACCACGAAGAGGCCGTACTCGGCCAGCCCGGCCAGCAGCGCGTCCGCCTGCTGGCGGGCACCGCGCGGGAGCGTGTAGATGCCGCCCGACTTGTAGTCCTCGTTGCGCATCTCCTGGTGGAGGCGCTTGCGGCGCTCCTCCCACGGCTCCCAGAAGACCGGGGGGACGAAGCCGGCGCGCATCAGCTCGCGGAAGTCCTCCTTCCCCTTGAAGATGTCCAGGTCCACAATCGCCACGGCGGGGATGCCCATCTCGCGCAGCGGGCGCACGATGCGGCGGATCGTCTGCTTGTTCTGGGCGTTGAGGAAGACGCAGCCGTCCGCCCCGCCGCGGCGCGCGCCCAGCAGCCGCTCGTTCATCTCGGCGTAGAAGACGCGGTCGGCGTCCGCCTCGCAGACGATGGCGCCCTCGTGGAAGAGCGCCCCGAGCACCCCCGTGGAGCGGAGTAGCGGGTCGCGCATCATCGTCTGCAGCTTGTCGGCGGAGAGCAGGCGCGCGCTGGCGACACCCGAGCGCCACGTCAGGCGCACGATGTTCACGCGCTTGCCGCTCTGGATGCACCCCATTACGAAATCCGGCGAGTGCGTGGAGGCCAGCAGGTTCGCCCCGCGCTCGGCCGCGAGCTCCGTGAGGCGCTTTCCCAGCTTGCGGATGAGCGGCGGGTGGAGGAAGGCTTCCGGCTCGTCCACCAGCATCAGCCGGTAGTCGGCGCTCATCACGGCCGCGGTCAGCCCGGTGAAGGCGCGTACTCCGTCGCTCATGGTGGCGATGTCGTGCGCGCGGCCGTGGAAGGCGCGGGCACGGTCGTCCAGCGCCTGCTCCTCCGCCAGGTCCAGCGGCGCGCGCTCGGACATGCGGATGCGGAAGCGCGGGCTCCCCGTGGGGTCGATGGTGAAGTACAGCCCCAGCGCATCCGCCGTGATCTGGCGGATGCGCTCGCGGGCCGCGTCATCCCTGAAGAGCGCGGCCAGGTGGTTGGCGGGATTGGCCTGCAGGTCGCCCGCGAGCCGCGGCTGCGTAAGGGCGAGGCGCGTCTGCCCGTCCAGCCGCAGGGTGAAGAGCGACAGGAACTCGCGGCTCACCATGCGGAGCTCCTCGCCGCTGAGGCCGCCGCCGTGCTCCACCGCCGCCCGAAGCGCCGCCAGGTTCACGAGCTGTGCGCGCGGAGTCTCCAGCAGGTCGGTGGCCCGCTTCCCGCCCTCCTCGTCGCGCGCCATCAGCCGCAGCACGCGCACCCATCCGTCGTCCACCGGCTCGCCCTCCACCTCGCGCGAGCGCACCATCCGCTCCACCGTCTCCGCGTCGGGAAGGTGGGGGGTGATGGAGCGCACGATGTGCAGGAGCGAGGGGTCGCCGCTCTCGATCAGCGCCTCCAGCTCGCGCAGCGCCAGGCTCTTCCCGGAGTTGTTGGGACCGACGAAAACCGTCATCGGCCCCGGCGAGAAGCTGAGCGGGGGCTCGCCGGGTGCGGCGCCGAAGCGAAGGGTGACGTTGCGCAGCATCGCGGGTCGGGTACGGGCTTCGGTGCCGGCGGAAAAGCCGGGCGCCGAACGCCGGATGTCCCCGCTCCAAACGCGAGAAGCGAGCCAGCCACGTGCCACCCGCGCCCCTTGCAAACTCCGCCCGCAAGCCGCACCGTCAGGCGTCCGCCGACCCTCCTCCGCGCTCCATCGCGACCCATGAAACGCACCGTCCCCGCGCTCCTCCTGGCCGTCCTGGCCGCCTGCCCCACCGCCTCCGTGCACCGCCCAGAGCTGGAGCTGCGCCTTGCCGCCTCCCCCGCCGCCCCGCGCGCCGGCGACACGCTGCGGCTAACCGCCACGCTCGCGAGCCCGTTCGACGAGCCGATCGAGGTGGAGGCGCGCTGCACCCCCGCCGTCGTCTTCAGCGTCGGCCCCACGGACCGCAGCCGCGTGGCGCACCGGACCTCCGAGTCGTGGCCGTGCGGGGTCGCCGGGGAGCGCTACCGCCTCGCGCCGGGCGACTCCGTGACCTTTCACGATCGCTGGGTGGCCGATTCGGACGGCGCCGTCACCGTCACCGCGTCCATCGGCGAGCACTACGTGGTGCGCGGGGAGCGGCGCGCGTTCAAGATCGGCCACTCGTTCGCCCCCGTGACCGTGCGCGTGGCGCCGCGCTGAAACAGCGGGTCTCACGCGGAGCCGCGGAGGGCGCGGAGAACTGCAACTACATGGCTCACACGGAGGCACAGAGCCACAGAGGAAGAACAGCAGGAGGGCTTCTCTGTGGCTTGCAGTTCCCTCTGTGTTCTCTGTGTGAGGCTTTCAGTTGTTTCTCTCTGCGTCTCCGCGTCTCCGCGTGAGGCATTCTGTTTGAACCTTGTACGCCGCGCCGCCCTCAGCGGTACGGGGGATGCAAACGCACCGCGCACCCGGCCCCCGGCCCACCCGGAGGGCCGGGCTCACTTTCGTCCGGCATCGTCGCGTGAAGGAACGCTCCACCCACCGCTCCCTCGTCTTCACCGGGCTCCTCCTGGCGATGTTCATGTCGGCCATCGAGGGGACCATCGTGGCCACGGCCATGCCCAGCATCGCGTCGGAGCTGGGCGGGTTCGCGCTCTACAGCTGGGTCTTCTCGTCGTACCTGCTGATGCAGGCCATCGCCATCCCCATCTTCGGCAAGCTCTCCGACCTGGTGGGAAGGAAGCCCGTGTTCATCGGGGGCGTGGTGGTGCTGCTGCTGGGGTCGGTGCTGTGCGGCTTCGCGCACTCCATGACGGCGCTGATCGCGTACCGCTTCCTCCAGGGGCTGGGCGCGGGGGCGGTGCAGCCCATCACCACGACGCTGGCCGGCGACCTGTACACGCTGGAGGAGCGCGGCCGCATCCAGGGCTACATCTCCAGCGTGTGGGGGATCTCGTCGATCGTGGGGCCGCTGGCGGGCGGGCTGCTGGTGCACAGCATCGGGTGGCCGTGGATCTTCTGGGTCAACGTGCCGCTGGGGATCGCCTCCATCGCGCTCGTCGCGGTCTACCTGCACGAGGGGCTGGAGCCGAAGGAGCGCAGCATCGACTACCCTGGCGCGCTCCTCCTGCTGGTAGGCGTCGGGTCGCTGATGCTGGCGCTGACCCAGGCCAGCACGTGGGGGATCGGGATCGTGGCGGCGCTGCTGGCGCTCTTCGTCCTCTCCTTCTACCTCTTCATCAAGCAGGAACGCCGCGCGCCCGACCCGCTGATGCAGATGGACCTGTGGGCGAGCGGCCTCATTCGCTACGGCAACATCGCCACGCTGGGCGCCGGGATCCTGCTGATCGGCATCGTCACCTTTTTGCCCACCTTTGTGCAGGGCGTGCTGGGCGGGACCGCGCTGATGGCCGGCTTCGCGCTCTCGGCAATGACGCTGGGGTGGCCGCTCGCCGCCTTCGTCGCGGGGCGGCGCATCGTGACCACGGGCGTGCGTCGGATCGTGCGCGCGGGCGGCGTGGCGGTGCTCGCGGGAACGCTGACCATCGCGCTCCTGGCGGACTTCGGCGCGGTGCCGGCGGGGATCGGGTCGTTCGTGCTGGGGGTGGGATTGGGCCTCCTCACCAGCACGTCGCTGGTCGCCATCCAGAGCAGCGTCCCCTGGAACCAGCGCGGCGTCGCCACCGCATCCAACATGCTGATGCGCATTCTGGGCAA
It contains:
- a CDS encoding MFS transporter, with translation MKERSTHRSLVFTGLLLAMFMSAIEGTIVATAMPSIASELGGFALYSWVFSSYLLMQAIAIPIFGKLSDLVGRKPVFIGGVVVLLLGSVLCGFAHSMTALIAYRFLQGLGAGAVQPITTTLAGDLYTLEERGRIQGYISSVWGISSIVGPLAGGLLVHSIGWPWIFWVNVPLGIASIALVAVYLHEGLEPKERSIDYPGALLLLVGVGSLMLALTQASTWGIGIVAALLALFVLSFYLFIKQERRAPDPLMQMDLWASGLIRYGNIATLGAGILLIGIVTFLPTFVQGVLGGTALMAGFALSAMTLGWPLAAFVAGRRIVTTGVRRIVRAGGVAVLAGTLTIALLADFGAVPAGIGSFVLGVGLGLLTSTSLVAIQSSVPWNQRGVATASNMLMRILGNALGAALFGGLLNLMMARYIRREGLEGRVSLDSIQSLMGESAPSTALSPEVLDLLRAGLSQSLHIVFWSIALLGVLTLIAAWRIPEMEREEVGEGQAYR
- a CDS encoding DUF4129 domain-containing protein translates to MQLPGAEQVDHALREVYAQPEFVADTKPPGLMELIGEQIGRAFSWIIDRLSGIGALENAGPVVFYIMVVLLAAAALGLLAHLFYTSGVAFSRERGAGPGDEGEALRGPRTAADWEGTARRAAAEGRLRDASLALYNALVLRLDARGALRFDPAKTPGDYRREVRANPEVARPFAAFVRGFEPVVFGGRALDLDGYERLRAAAGEAGARG
- a CDS encoding MoxR family ATPase, giving the protein MTILETPAAPSDRAQAVLDRLGTVVLGQEDVLRQMMVALLAGGHALMEGVPGTAKTLSIRSLALALELRFGRVQFTPDLMPTDLVGVNMLDELKREFVYHPGPIFTDLLLADEINRAPAKTQAALLEAMAERQVTVDGRTRVLPASFTVFASQNPVEYEGTYPLPEAQLDRFLLKIVIGYPSQDAERAILDRYAEGFSADRVESYGLAPMMTAAELIGLRQAVAAVHVEPAVRDYVTRIVRATREEPTLALGASPRASVTLFLASRAEAFLSGRDFVTPDDVKALVLPVLRHRVILTPEAEVEGQTVDERLNGLLQTLPAPTR
- a CDS encoding AAA family ATPase; translated protein: MLRNVTLRFGAAPGEPPLSFSPGPMTVFVGPNNSGKSLALRELEALIESGDPSLLHIVRSITPHLPDAETVERMVRSREVEGEPVDDGWVRVLRLMARDEEGGKRATDLLETPRAQLVNLAALRAAVEHGGGLSGEELRMVSREFLSLFTLRLDGQTRLALTQPRLAGDLQANPANHLAALFRDDAARERIRQITADALGLYFTIDPTGSPRFRIRMSERAPLDLAEEQALDDRARAFHGRAHDIATMSDGVRAFTGLTAAVMSADYRLMLVDEPEAFLHPPLIRKLGKRLTELAAERGANLLASTHSPDFVMGCIQSGKRVNIVRLTWRSGVASARLLSADKLQTMMRDPLLRSTGVLGALFHEGAIVCEADADRVFYAEMNERLLGARRGGADGCVFLNAQNKQTIRRIVRPLREMGIPAVAIVDLDIFKGKEDFRELMRAGFVPPVFWEPWEERRKRLHQEMRNEDYKSGGIYTLPRGARQQADALLAGLAEYGLFVVPVGELENWLPELEVGGHGPEWLTQVFHRMGTDPTSPNYQRPAGGGVWKFMQGLATWIADPHRRGMADEVIDVAHQIAPPEDDEDVVAAEVVAELGRRVGSAARTGPRRERVERKERKPAA
- a CDS encoding DUF4350 domain-containing protein, whose protein sequence is MGSRRELLVLGLLFLVVALLSTLATPRRQESADPRPSSFHSTQWGTRALHDLLGRLKMKTGRRLTPFADADSLSGTLVLLDPSEGVSPAELHSLAQWVRAGGTLIYVAGRRDDVADTLGLQLRDLEGDTLRTWGSENVMRPAVPVRHAWTAGVVRVDGFRRTFAPRSPALARAGAARLLAVGERPVAATFPLGRGRVVAWSDPRPLVNDTLRGSGAAPVFARAAAELAQGGRTVYFDEYHHGYRGGGSAVAGTLRFLRDRPWGHAALQWFAAALGLLLLAGRRFGAPLAPAPALRRSPLEHVEALAGAYRQGGARRTARRLLLAGLARRMGRRPPREGAGERETLEKLTSFASAGPAAAALREEWKKGDAADLVALSRDVDRLLEEAKRT
- a CDS encoding DUF58 domain-containing protein, whose translation is MSPRPRREWAPGVLPSHRFLIVLAGAALLHPLSTAGALAADALLLVLFAVDAILAPRALRVERRAPRRVSLNAEAEVTLSVQNNGPRPAHLRLTDDLPPILSRLDGDVRDLTIRPGHTERATYRVRAARRGDELFGDVHLRVLGPLGLAWRQRRIPREDAVRVQPGVAELRRYRLLGLHNRLRDAGFRAVRQRGEGGSFESLREYVRGDDPRSMDWKASARRGQMIVRQFQVEKRQNVMIAIDAGRLMTQKIGGQERLDYALTAALLLADVAALHGDLVGLLVFSDRVTQYLPPSKASLSRMADALGDVHAKMVEPNYPAAFTYLAHQLRRRSLLVMFTDIIDARASSALVAHLGRAAERHLPIAVAIRNPELEAAATLDAKDEADVFRRAAAEELLQARAAALAAMQRAGVLVADTRPTDAVPSAVNRYLDVKRRGLL